The Pyrodictium delaneyi genome contains a region encoding:
- the modA gene encoding molybdate ABC transporter substrate-binding protein: protein MSRLFLLAGLVILAALAGLAVLHLHKTSKAQTSSVELTVYLCAAAKKPWQELVTEFERETGIKVNAIYGSSGKLYSTIEMTHRGDVFAPASPQYMAKALVEGLVYPDTVRQVAYLLPEIIVPKGNPAGIEKLEDLLKPGVRLAIGDPEHVVIGQYAVELFKHNGMWPEVQENIVTYAENFAKLATLVATGAVDAIIGWHVTYYWYPDRTEIVWLKPGQIPEASYIPIAVLKTSKNPEAAKKFIEFVTESEYARQVWSRYHYLTSPEEVQEKAPGAKIPSIQEIAERLAGESASTSKS, encoded by the coding sequence GTGAGTCGGTTGTTTCTCCTTGCCGGCCTAGTAATCCTCGCAGCTCTAGCCGGGCTCGCAGTCCTACACCTCCACAAGACGAGCAAAGCTCAGACAAGCAGCGTAGAGCTGACAGTCTACCTATGCGCTGCGGCGAAGAAGCCCTGGCAAGAGCTTGTCACGGAGTTCGAGCGCGAGACCGGGATAAAGGTGAATGCAATCTATGGATCCTCTGGCAAGCTCTACTCGACGATAGAGATGACGCACCGCGGCGACGTGTTTGCCCCGGCGTCGCCGCAGTACATGGCTAAGGCGCTGGTAGAGGGTCTCGTCTACCCAGATACTGTGCGGCAGGTGGCCTACCTTCTACCGGAGATAATAGTCCCCAAGGGCAACCCGGCGGGCATAGAGAAGCTAGAGGACCTTCTAAAACCGGGTGTACGCCTAGCCATAGGCGACCCCGAGCACGTAGTCATAGGCCAGTACGCAGTAGAGCTGTTTAAGCACAATGGTATGTGGCCCGAAGTACAAGAGAACATTGTGACCTACGCCGAGAATTTCGCCAAGCTTGCAACCCTTGTAGCTACGGGAGCTGTGGATGCTATTATAGGCTGGCATGTCACCTATTACTGGTACCCTGACCGCACAGAGATAGTCTGGCTCAAGCCTGGCCAGATCCCTGAGGCGAGCTACATACCGATAGCAGTGTTGAAGACCAGCAAGAACCCCGAGGCAGCGAAGAAGTTCATAGAGTTCGTCACGGAGTCCGAGTATGCCCGGCAAGTGTGGAGCCGCTACCATTACTTGACGAGCCCGGAGGAGGTACAGGAAAAGGCGCCGGGCGCCAAGATACCCAGCATCCAGGAGATAGCCGAGAGGCTAGCCGGGGAATCCGCTAGCACCTCCAAGAGTTAG
- a CDS encoding nitroreductase family protein, translating into MTCKSCLDIVERHASVRSFRPDPVDPKDLEKILEAARRAPTSWNLQPLTVTVVTDPMLRERLAEAVGGQKHVAEAPVFLVFSIDYHKVLEAARAAGVEPAEPGLGHLVIGALDAGIASGWAALAAEELGYGIVFIALYSNPCRIADILELPRHVLPIVGLCVGKPAETPEPRPRHPMEVFAAENRYPSSEGLTGKVASVYGQKAGKLYSYVLARGGYYERVGEALLQCMKERGYKPPVK; encoded by the coding sequence ATGACGTGCAAGTCGTGTCTAGATATAGTTGAGAGGCATGCTAGTGTCCGCAGCTTCCGCCCCGACCCTGTAGACCCCAAGGACCTGGAGAAGATACTGGAGGCTGCGCGCCGTGCACCAACCTCGTGGAACCTCCAGCCGCTAACTGTGACTGTTGTCACTGATCCCATGCTCCGTGAACGGCTCGCGGAGGCTGTCGGCGGGCAGAAGCACGTAGCCGAGGCACCGGTATTCCTCGTGTTCAGCATCGACTACCACAAGGTGCTAGAAGCAGCCCGTGCTGCTGGCGTGGAGCCAGCGGAGCCGGGGCTAGGCCATCTCGTGATAGGCGCACTCGATGCAGGGATAGCCTCTGGCTGGGCCGCCCTAGCTGCGGAGGAGCTAGGCTATGGAATAGTCTTCATAGCGCTCTACTCCAACCCGTGCCGCATCGCCGACATCCTGGAGCTTCCCCGGCACGTACTACCGATAGTCGGGCTATGCGTCGGCAAGCCGGCGGAGACTCCGGAGCCACGGCCCCGGCACCCCATGGAGGTGTTTGCGGCCGAGAACAGGTATCCGTCCTCCGAGGGCCTCACCGGGAAGGTAGCGAGCGTCTATGGACAGAAAGCGGGCAAGCTCTACAGCTACGTGCTAGCCCGCGGCGGCTACTATGAACGCGTGGGCGAGGCCCTACTCCAGTGCATGAAGGAGCGGGGCTACAAACCACCAGTCAAGTAA
- a CDS encoding DUF99 family protein: MPRYTKPGTENLEVMHNRVSGTGSVIPHCVAGIDDGYFERDWSRTLMALAIHCWHGGRLCPCRLLLDTVTVDGLDATDVAERLVRRALSEKLEIEALLTDTVVFAGFNILDPIELHRRLGLPVIVVYWYPPRRKAVEKALQLHFSDWKKRLGVIEEVWNRLKHVRCRRGSLLVAVYGADYAYAWSLVCSLQLFTRHPEPLFTAHRTASMLSRVLGPFKDN; the protein is encoded by the coding sequence GTGCCGAGATACACCAAGCCGGGAACAGAGAACCTCGAGGTTATGCATAACCGTGTTAGTGGTACTGGATCTGTTATACCTCACTGTGTAGCGGGAATAGATGATGGATATTTTGAGAGAGACTGGAGTCGTACACTGATGGCTCTTGCGATACATTGTTGGCACGGAGGCAGGTTATGCCCTTGCAGGCTGTTACTCGACACTGTGACTGTGGATGGGCTTGATGCTACTGATGTAGCTGAAAGGCTTGTCCGCCGGGCCTTATCCGAGAAGCTTGAAATTGAGGCTCTACTAACCGATACGGTTGTATTTGCAGGATTTAACATCCTAGACCCGATTGAGCTACATCGTCGTCTAGGGCTGCCGGTTATCGTTGTCTACTGGTATCCGCCACGCCGCAAAGCCGTGGAGAAGGCATTGCAACTACATTTTTCTGACTGGAAGAAGAGGCTGGGTGTAATCGAAGAGGTATGGAATAGGCTTAAACATGTTAGGTGTCGGCGGGGAAGCTTACTCGTAGCAGTCTATGGTGCTGATTACGCTTACGCATGGAGTCTTGTATGTAGTCTCCAGCTTTTTACAAGGCATCCAGAGCCTCTGTTTACAGCTCACCGTACAGCTTCTATGTTGTCACGCGTTCTCGGCCCTTTTAAGGATAATTAG
- a CDS encoding NAD(P)/FAD-dependent oxidoreductase, translated as MTKKILVLGGGTGGYMAARKLAETARKQKLDIEVTMLTDSPWHEFQPLFADVAFNTATPEETRAPVENIGRKFGPRVVVEKAVRIDAANRVVETEKGNKYSYDYLVVSLGVKYGWKAYPGLAENGVHNYTLEGAVEMAKELARFRGGRIVILVPETPHRCGMYPYEAATQLAETMKNRGINAEIVLMTKDAKPLAPLGPDISRVWKEKMDELGIEMIQHNGLQEVDGQRQLVRAGNVEEKYDLLIKIPPSRLPDVLADSEGFQLKGDPRWAPARGKDFRHPSYDDVFMVGEHSMPAVGLPTAGIPVHFAAEYAAEQIISEVTGGYPVAGYVKTMTCVGYFGTSGFAGTCEIGYDESTGRRKFVCYTVSTSPIIRLMKEAFYKSWIAALK; from the coding sequence TTGACTAAAAAGATACTTGTGCTTGGTGGTGGAACAGGCGGCTATATGGCCGCCCGTAAGCTCGCCGAGACTGCGAGGAAGCAAAAACTAGACATAGAAGTTACAATGCTCACTGATAGCCCATGGCATGAGTTTCAACCACTCTTTGCCGATGTAGCTTTCAACACAGCTACTCCTGAAGAGACACGCGCCCCCGTAGAGAACATAGGCCGAAAGTTCGGCCCCCGCGTCGTAGTAGAGAAGGCCGTGAGGATAGATGCCGCAAACCGTGTAGTCGAAACAGAGAAAGGCAACAAGTATAGCTATGACTACCTTGTCGTAAGCCTTGGAGTAAAATACGGGTGGAAAGCTTATCCTGGTCTAGCAGAGAATGGCGTACATAACTATACGCTAGAAGGCGCAGTAGAGATGGCAAAGGAGCTAGCCCGTTTCCGTGGTGGACGTATAGTGATACTAGTTCCGGAGACTCCCCACCGTTGCGGTATGTATCCCTATGAGGCTGCTACACAGCTCGCCGAGACAATGAAGAACCGTGGAATAAATGCCGAGATAGTACTTATGACTAAGGATGCAAAACCCCTAGCCCCTCTAGGTCCCGATATCTCGAGGGTCTGGAAGGAGAAAATGGACGAACTCGGCATAGAGATGATACAGCATAATGGTTTGCAGGAGGTAGATGGACAGAGGCAGCTAGTGAGAGCTGGCAATGTTGAAGAGAAGTACGACCTGTTGATTAAGATACCGCCTAGCCGGCTCCCAGATGTGCTTGCAGACAGCGAAGGCTTCCAGCTCAAGGGTGACCCGCGCTGGGCTCCTGCCCGGGGTAAAGACTTCCGACATCCGAGTTATGACGATGTGTTCATGGTTGGTGAACATTCAATGCCAGCAGTGGGTCTACCGACAGCAGGTATACCGGTACACTTTGCTGCAGAGTACGCTGCAGAGCAGATAATCAGCGAGGTTACTGGCGGCTACCCGGTAGCAGGCTACGTGAAGACCATGACGTGTGTAGGGTACTTTGGAACTTCAGGGTTCGCCGGCACTTGCGAAATAGGCTACGATGAGTCTACTGGCCGCAGAAAGTTTGTCTGCTACACAGTATCGACATCGCCTATCATAAGGCTTATGAAAGAAGCATTCTACAAATCCTGGATAGCCGCACTCAAGTAG
- a CDS encoding DUF1641 domain-containing protein — translation MSQAETREETIQFDEEGMKALETLVEVAVYLKESGILDLLRVVAERSGELLTIIANDPALHRVSALADGATRGITRLKPEEVISVKQNIEKLTECTLRSMAAVNPADVKPVGLFGMLGALRDRDVQRGLGLLLAIAKNLGACTARTK, via the coding sequence GTGTCCCAGGCAGAAACACGTGAAGAAACTATACAGTTCGATGAAGAGGGCATGAAGGCTCTTGAAACACTAGTAGAAGTCGCGGTATACCTCAAAGAAAGCGGCATACTCGATTTGCTAAGAGTAGTAGCTGAGCGTAGCGGCGAACTACTAACAATAATAGCTAATGACCCCGCTTTACACCGTGTCAGCGCGCTAGCCGACGGTGCTACTCGTGGAATAACCAGACTCAAGCCGGAGGAGGTAATCTCCGTCAAGCAGAATATCGAAAAGCTAACTGAATGTACACTAAGATCTATGGCAGCAGTTAACCCTGCGGACGTTAAGCCTGTGGGCCTCTTCGGCATGCTGGGGGCACTGCGTGACCGTGATGTACAACGCGGTCTTGGCCTACTACTAGCCATAGCTAAGAATCTTGGCGCCTGTACGGCTAGGACGAAGTAG
- a CDS encoding MBL fold metallo-hydrolase, giving the protein MHVLRRVSGRVYILQGSPNTLIVADDGQAVVVDPGTGENRGTQVLEALRELDLRLEAVVLTHGHSDHVAAAAGLDAPVYASRLCSGLVESSVLRRLAVYGGLVSEELAAMPLAEVRVDKQVELGSKLPGGLVSISLPGHTPGHMGVVDEESRVVAAGDAVLGERVLARFGVPFAADLEGWTRSLEKLRELAEEGYTIVPGHGPVARGRRAVAIVDANIATVERVRSFVLKKLREKPMTLDRLAYLATVSLGSAEPTPRQLLLNRTALASVLAWLEREGLVEPVVGEEGVVWRARTNA; this is encoded by the coding sequence ATGCACGTCCTCCGTAGAGTATCCGGGCGAGTTTACATCCTCCAGGGAAGCCCCAATACACTTATAGTAGCTGATGACGGTCAAGCCGTCGTAGTGGACCCCGGTACCGGAGAGAACCGTGGTACCCAGGTCCTCGAGGCTCTAAGGGAGTTAGACCTCAGGCTAGAAGCCGTGGTGCTCACCCATGGCCACAGTGACCACGTAGCAGCCGCAGCCGGGCTAGACGCCCCGGTCTACGCTTCACGGCTCTGCAGCGGCCTAGTAGAGTCCAGCGTACTCCGCCGCCTAGCCGTGTACGGTGGCCTAGTCTCCGAGGAGCTGGCAGCAATGCCGCTAGCCGAGGTGAGAGTGGACAAGCAGGTTGAGCTGGGCAGCAAGCTGCCCGGAGGCCTCGTAAGCATATCTCTACCCGGCCATACGCCCGGCCACATGGGCGTGGTCGACGAGGAGTCACGGGTAGTTGCGGCCGGCGATGCAGTGCTCGGGGAGCGCGTACTAGCCAGGTTCGGTGTACCCTTCGCCGCCGACCTTGAGGGGTGGACGAGGAGCCTTGAGAAGTTAAGGGAGCTAGCCGAGGAGGGCTACACCATAGTCCCGGGCCACGGGCCGGTAGCGCGTGGACGCCGCGCAGTCGCCATAGTGGATGCTAACATCGCCACAGTTGAGCGTGTCCGGAGCTTTGTGCTCAAGAAGCTACGCGAGAAACCCATGACACTGGACAGGCTAGCATACCTGGCTACCGTCTCGCTAGGCTCTGCCGAGCCCACGCCGAGGCAGCTCCTCCTAAACCGGACTGCACTGGCCTCGGTACTTGCATGGCTGGAGCGTGAAGGCCTCGTAGAGCCGGTGGTCGGCGAGGAGGGTGTGGTCTGGCGGGCGAGGACGAACGCGTAG
- a CDS encoding Cdc6/Cdc18 family protein has protein sequence MEDILDEIFERVVESRIFRNRDILSPDYIPEKLPHRENEIRKVGSVLAQALKNSRPNNLFIYGLTGTGKTAVTLYVLRRLEAKARQLGVDVRYAYVNTRQRDTPYKVLADIASSIGLRVPFTGLSTAEVYTRLVRALSRRSGVLIVVLDEVDWLVRRKGDDILYKLTRIGYELPAGSTKVSIVGITNDVKFVEMLDARVRSSLGEEEVVFPPYNAEQLRDILWERAREAFQPGAVDEAVISYCAALAAREHGDARRALDLLRVAGEMAERENAPRVTVEHVKKAWMQLERDRVYEVVSTLPLHARLVLLAVIKAAGTGYTTTGELYTVYRELASRIGVESVTQRRISDIINELDMLGILSARVVSRGRYGKTRMISLAADPGTIIEALARDTRLRQLLEDAPLPPKREQLIGSAGA, from the coding sequence GTGGAGGATATCCTAGACGAGATATTTGAGCGGGTCGTGGAGTCCCGGATATTCCGTAATCGTGACATATTGAGCCCGGACTATATCCCGGAGAAGTTGCCGCACAGGGAGAACGAGATAAGGAAGGTCGGCAGTGTCCTAGCGCAAGCGCTGAAGAATAGTAGGCCCAATAACTTGTTCATCTACGGGCTGACTGGGACCGGTAAGACTGCTGTCACCCTCTACGTGCTCCGCAGGCTAGAGGCGAAGGCTCGGCAGCTTGGCGTAGACGTGCGCTACGCCTACGTCAATACGCGTCAGAGGGATACGCCCTACAAGGTGCTTGCCGACATAGCTTCTAGCATTGGGCTCAGGGTGCCCTTCACGGGGCTCTCGACGGCCGAGGTCTACACGCGGCTAGTCCGTGCTCTATCCCGGCGTAGCGGCGTGCTCATAGTAGTACTAGACGAGGTGGACTGGCTCGTCCGGAGAAAGGGAGACGATATCCTGTACAAGCTGACCCGTATAGGCTACGAGCTGCCGGCGGGCTCGACAAAGGTGTCTATAGTCGGGATAACGAACGACGTGAAGTTCGTTGAGATGCTTGATGCACGGGTTCGGAGCAGTCTAGGCGAGGAAGAGGTTGTGTTCCCGCCCTACAACGCTGAGCAGCTCCGCGACATACTCTGGGAGAGAGCACGGGAGGCCTTCCAGCCCGGTGCAGTAGACGAGGCCGTGATATCGTACTGCGCAGCCCTCGCTGCCCGCGAGCACGGCGATGCCCGCCGCGCGCTGGACCTGCTCCGTGTGGCCGGGGAGATGGCTGAGCGCGAGAACGCGCCCCGCGTCACAGTCGAGCACGTCAAGAAGGCCTGGATGCAGCTAGAGAGGGACCGCGTCTACGAGGTAGTCTCCACACTGCCGCTTCACGCCCGGCTAGTGTTGCTGGCTGTGATAAAGGCGGCCGGCACGGGGTATACGACGACAGGCGAACTCTACACTGTCTACCGGGAGCTCGCCTCGAGGATAGGCGTGGAAAGCGTAACCCAGCGCAGGATAAGCGATATCATAAACGAGCTAGACATGCTTGGCATACTCTCAGCACGAGTCGTGAGCCGTGGCCGCTACGGGAAGACGAGGATGATAAGTCTCGCAGCAGACCCCGGGACGATAATAGAGGCCCTGGCACGGGATACGAGGCTCCGCCAGCTGCTAGAGGACGCTCCATTACCGCCGAAAAGGGAGCAACTCATAGGCTCAGCGGGGGCCTAG
- a CDS encoding transcription elongation factor: MKALIELEEGEGLQALKKATYYKAYFIDDEMVIVVMDLGVGASVPVFTRYARDIEQKLRDKLGKRVKIIPRANDVRGLATHLLYPIRILGVNTLWLPDGSIEYVVRIPRRDERRLGKSKEVYERILSELLGKRTRIKSGY, translated from the coding sequence ATGAAGGCGCTGATAGAGCTCGAGGAGGGTGAGGGACTACAGGCACTGAAGAAGGCTACGTACTACAAGGCCTACTTTATCGACGACGAGATGGTAATAGTGGTTATGGACCTGGGTGTTGGCGCTAGTGTTCCTGTGTTCACAAGGTATGCAAGGGATATCGAGCAGAAGCTACGCGATAAGCTTGGTAAGCGTGTCAAGATCATACCTAGGGCCAACGATGTTCGCGGCCTAGCAACTCATCTGCTCTATCCGATCCGCATTCTCGGCGTGAACACTCTATGGCTTCCAGACGGGAGCATAGAGTATGTTGTACGTATACCGCGGCGTGACGAGCGCCGGCTCGGAAAGTCCAAGGAGGTATATGAGCGTATTCTCAGCGAGCTGCTGGGCAAGAGGACCCGCATAAAGTCCGGCTACTAG
- the truD gene encoding tRNA pseudouridine(13) synthase TruD, whose protein sequence is MSLCRSNNLLDLLIAMVYRLLCTGPVACIARPRERSFVVAELPELTIEEDGRYCVYVLAKRGLPSLDAARLLARMLGANPRSVNIAGLKDTGATTVQYACLPCPREPRELVTVPGRLWARLVGRTNRCPRRGVLKGNQFTIVLEPVSATPQEVMEAARGLARAKLPAYYGYQRFGTRRPNTHLQGLALLRGDLALYARELLGNPYPDEGPETARCRATLWRGRGCSESRLYEARVARDAASPGDLARLLPRGVLELQLAALQAYVFNRYLSLRIAHGYSLEERLPGERQVEGRPYAPVPGIGYRLGTGGKAAELLEEALEPLGISLETLAEPPPGLPRLRPYWRPVYTVPEGLRARILPDGRVALSFTLEKGMYATLVLRELAEPPECV, encoded by the coding sequence ATGAGTCTATGCAGGAGCAATAATCTCCTAGACCTCCTCATCGCCATGGTGTACCGGCTGCTCTGCACCGGCCCGGTAGCATGCATTGCGAGGCCCCGTGAGAGAAGTTTCGTAGTAGCCGAGCTACCCGAGCTAACCATAGAAGAAGATGGTCGATACTGCGTCTACGTGCTTGCTAAGCGGGGACTCCCAAGCCTCGACGCAGCCCGGCTACTAGCCCGCATGCTCGGGGCCAATCCTCGTAGTGTGAACATAGCGGGGCTCAAGGACACCGGGGCTACCACGGTACAGTATGCGTGCCTCCCCTGCCCTAGGGAGCCGAGAGAGCTAGTCACGGTGCCCGGCAGGCTATGGGCTCGTCTAGTAGGCAGAACCAACCGTTGCCCCCGCCGCGGAGTCCTAAAGGGGAACCAGTTCACCATAGTCCTCGAGCCAGTTTCCGCTACGCCACAGGAGGTGATGGAGGCGGCCCGGGGGCTCGCGAGGGCGAAGTTGCCAGCCTACTATGGCTATCAGCGCTTCGGCACCCGGAGACCCAACACCCACCTCCAAGGCCTCGCTCTGCTCCGGGGCGACCTAGCGCTTTATGCTCGGGAGCTCTTGGGCAACCCATACCCCGATGAGGGTCCCGAAACGGCAAGGTGTAGAGCAACGCTATGGCGTGGTAGGGGTTGTAGCGAGTCGAGGCTCTACGAGGCCAGAGTAGCCCGGGATGCAGCCAGCCCAGGGGACCTTGCCAGACTACTGCCCCGCGGCGTGCTAGAGTTGCAGCTCGCAGCGCTACAGGCTTATGTCTTCAACAGGTACCTAAGTCTACGCATAGCTCACGGTTACAGCCTCGAGGAGCGCCTCCCCGGCGAGAGGCAGGTAGAGGGCCGCCCATACGCTCCAGTCCCGGGGATAGGGTACCGGCTAGGCACCGGGGGCAAGGCGGCAGAGCTGCTAGAAGAGGCTCTAGAGCCGCTGGGTATAAGCCTAGAGACCCTAGCTGAGCCGCCTCCAGGCCTGCCCCGGCTAAGGCCCTACTGGCGCCCAGTCTACACGGTCCCCGAGGGCCTTAGGGCGAGGATACTCCCTGACGGCCGGGTGGCTCTGTCCTTTACACTGGAAAAGGGGATGTACGCAACTCTAGTCCTTCGGGAGCTCGCTGAGCCGCCGGAATGCGTCTAA
- the pth2 gene encoding peptidyl-tRNA hydrolase Pth2 yields the protein MQEYKQVIAVRTDIKMSKGKLAAQVAHAAVEAVFIILDSGHPEWKHWLREWRSQGQKKIVVKVQNEQELLQVYQEARRLGLPASLIADAGHTELPPGTRTTVGVGPAPSQLVDRVTGRLKLL from the coding sequence ATGCAGGAGTATAAGCAAGTTATAGCAGTACGCACTGACATAAAGATGAGCAAGGGCAAGCTCGCAGCTCAGGTAGCCCATGCCGCGGTAGAGGCTGTGTTCATCATACTAGACTCTGGACACCCTGAGTGGAAACACTGGCTCCGCGAGTGGAGGAGCCAGGGCCAGAAGAAGATAGTAGTGAAGGTCCAGAACGAGCAAGAACTCCTCCAAGTCTACCAGGAGGCCCGCCGCCTAGGCCTACCAGCCTCACTGATAGCCGATGCTGGTCATACCGAGCTACCGCCGGGCACGCGCACCACTGTCGGCGTAGGCCCGGCGCCGAGCCAGCTAGTAGACCGCGTCACGGGCAGGCTGAAGCTGCTCTAG
- a CDS encoding zinc finger domain-containing protein: MALSLEVSRKPSIVEATKVPMCTSCNRPITPWEKGVAFLCPNCGEVVIWRCSSCRKMGVQYRCPKCGFEGP, from the coding sequence GTGGCGCTAAGCCTTGAGGTCTCGCGGAAGCCCAGCATAGTAGAGGCCACTAAGGTCCCTATGTGTACGAGCTGCAACAGGCCGATAACGCCCTGGGAGAAAGGTGTAGCGTTCCTCTGCCCGAACTGTGGCGAGGTAGTGATTTGGCGGTGCTCTAGCTGCCGTAAGATGGGCGTGCAGTATCGCTGCCCTAAGTGCGGCTTCGAGGGCCCCTAA
- a CDS encoding elongation factor 1-beta has translation MAKVLVVASVYPSSTDINLDELVEKIKEKLPENYEITRYDKVPIAFGLNALKLYILIPEESEGGTSKLEELLQGVEGVEEIEIEAVHRVSSY, from the coding sequence GTGGCGAAGGTACTCGTAGTAGCCTCCGTATATCCCTCTAGCACCGACATCAACCTAGACGAGCTAGTAGAGAAGATAAAGGAGAAGCTCCCCGAGAACTACGAGATAACACGGTACGACAAGGTGCCGATAGCCTTCGGCCTCAACGCGCTAAAGCTCTATATACTGATACCCGAGGAGAGCGAGGGAGGTACCTCGAAGCTAGAGGAGCTGCTACAGGGTGTCGAGGGCGTCGAGGAGATAGAGATAGAGGCCGTCCACAGAGTGTCCAGCTACTAG